In one Streptomyces marincola genomic region, the following are encoded:
- a CDS encoding ABC transporter permease, producing the protein MTVLKTSLRSFFAHKWRMVLSAMAVVLSVAFVCGTLVFTATMNTTFDKLFSDAASNVMIAPAEEEGESTFDAAPANGVPETVPGSVADEVAAVEGVESATGTLYSTGATAIGADNENLGPATGAPTLVANWSEIEERTMELVEGDAPQGSGQALVDSDTADNNDLAVGDTIRLLTVFGDYEMTITGIAEFTVTNPGAALFHTDLPTAREMLLGGADGFTEIYVDSDGSLSDEALRDAVAQAVGADAYKLQTADEYIEENQDEIGQVLSILQYVLLGFAGIALLVGIFLIVNTFSMLVAQRTREIGLMRAIGSSRRQVNRSVLIEALLLGVVGSVVGFGVGVGLAVGLMALMSAFGMNLSTEDLTIAWSVPVIGIVLGVAVTLLAAYIPARRAGKISPMAALRDAGMPGDVRAGRVRAVLGAVLTLAGLGLLAATASVDEAADGAGFLALGVLFSLLGLILVGPALVGLVVRGLSAVLLRGFGPVGRLAERNALRNPRRTGATASALMIGLALVAGLSVVGSSMVASATDEIDESLGSDYIIQTSNFTQLPPQIVEAAEGVDGLASVTPALSVMADVTAPDGTTEERNLAASPASFVNEMALDVAEGDVAAAFEQGGMTIASDWAEENGVGVGDRLTVAFEDGESGELEVRAIINTGSAIAGTWFVGTDTVETYLPAEAMPLPWTLFASAEEGTEEETRAALEAAMEPYPQVDVRDQAEFKELVQSQVGQLLNMVYGLLALAIIVAILGVVNTLALAVVERTREIGLMRAIGLSRRQLRRMIRLESVVIALFGALLGLGIGMAWGAAGQQLLALEGMPVLEIPWGTIIGVFIGSAVVGLLAALVPAFRAGRMNILNAIATD; encoded by the coding sequence GTGACCGTCCTGAAGACCTCCCTGCGCAGCTTCTTCGCGCACAAGTGGCGCATGGTGCTGTCCGCGATGGCCGTCGTGCTGTCGGTGGCGTTCGTGTGCGGCACGCTGGTGTTCACCGCCACCATGAACACGACGTTCGACAAGCTGTTCAGCGACGCCGCGTCCAACGTCATGATCGCCCCGGCCGAGGAGGAGGGCGAGAGCACCTTCGACGCCGCGCCCGCCAACGGCGTCCCCGAGACCGTGCCGGGCAGCGTCGCCGACGAGGTGGCCGCCGTCGAGGGCGTCGAAAGCGCCACCGGCACCCTGTACTCCACCGGCGCCACCGCCATCGGCGCGGACAACGAGAACCTCGGCCCGGCCACCGGCGCCCCCACCCTCGTCGCCAACTGGTCCGAGATCGAAGAGCGGACCATGGAACTGGTCGAGGGCGACGCGCCGCAGGGCTCGGGCCAGGCCCTCGTCGACTCCGACACCGCCGACAACAACGACCTGGCGGTCGGGGACACGATCCGGCTGCTGACCGTGTTCGGCGACTACGAGATGACCATCACCGGCATCGCCGAGTTCACGGTCACCAACCCGGGCGCCGCCCTCTTCCACACCGACCTGCCCACCGCGCGGGAGATGCTGCTCGGCGGCGCGGACGGGTTCACCGAGATCTACGTCGACTCCGACGGCAGCCTGAGCGACGAGGCGCTGCGCGACGCCGTCGCCCAGGCCGTCGGCGCGGACGCGTACAAGTTGCAGACGGCGGACGAGTACATCGAGGAGAACCAGGACGAGATCGGCCAGGTGCTGTCGATCCTCCAGTACGTGCTGCTCGGCTTCGCCGGCATCGCGCTGCTGGTCGGTATCTTCCTCATCGTCAACACCTTCTCGATGCTCGTCGCGCAGCGCACCCGCGAGATCGGCCTCATGCGGGCCATCGGGTCCAGCCGCCGCCAGGTGAACCGCTCCGTGCTGATCGAGGCGCTGCTGCTCGGCGTGGTCGGCTCGGTCGTGGGCTTCGGCGTCGGCGTCGGCCTCGCGGTCGGCCTGATGGCGCTGATGAGCGCGTTCGGCATGAACCTGAGCACCGAGGACCTGACCATCGCCTGGTCGGTGCCCGTCATCGGCATCGTCCTGGGCGTCGCGGTGACGCTGCTCGCGGCCTACATCCCCGCCCGCAGGGCCGGGAAGATCAGCCCCATGGCCGCGCTGCGCGACGCGGGCATGCCGGGCGACGTCAGGGCGGGCCGGGTGCGCGCGGTGCTCGGCGCCGTGCTCACGCTGGCCGGCCTCGGCCTGCTGGCCGCGACGGCCTCGGTGGACGAGGCGGCGGACGGCGCCGGGTTCCTGGCGCTGGGCGTGCTGTTCAGCCTGCTCGGCCTGATCCTGGTCGGCCCCGCGCTCGTGGGCCTCGTCGTGCGCGGGCTCAGCGCGGTGCTGCTGCGCGGCTTCGGCCCGGTCGGCCGCCTGGCCGAACGCAACGCGCTGCGCAACCCGCGCCGCACCGGCGCGACCGCGTCGGCGCTGATGATCGGCCTCGCGCTGGTCGCGGGTCTTTCCGTGGTCGGCTCCTCGATGGTGGCCTCGGCCACCGACGAGATAGACGAGTCGCTCGGCTCCGACTACATCATCCAGACGAGCAACTTCACCCAGCTCCCGCCGCAGATCGTGGAGGCGGCCGAGGGCGTCGACGGCCTGGCCAGCGTCACCCCGGCCCTGTCGGTCATGGCGGACGTCACCGCCCCCGACGGCACCACGGAGGAGCGGAACCTGGCCGCCTCGCCCGCGAGCTTCGTCAACGAGATGGCGCTCGACGTCGCCGAGGGCGACGTGGCCGCCGCGTTCGAGCAGGGCGGCATGACGATCGCCTCCGACTGGGCCGAGGAGAACGGCGTCGGCGTCGGGGACCGGCTCACCGTCGCGTTCGAGGACGGCGAGAGCGGCGAGCTCGAAGTCCGCGCGATCATCAACACCGGCAGCGCGATCGCCGGCACGTGGTTCGTGGGCACCGACACGGTGGAGACCTACCTCCCGGCGGAGGCCATGCCGCTGCCGTGGACGCTGTTCGCCTCCGCCGAGGAGGGCACGGAGGAGGAGACCCGCGCGGCCCTCGAAGCCGCCATGGAGCCCTACCCGCAGGTCGACGTCCGCGACCAGGCCGAGTTCAAGGAACTCGTGCAGAGCCAGGTCGGCCAGCTCCTCAACATGGTGTACGGCCTGCTGGCGCTCGCGATCATCGTGGCGATCCTCGGCGTGGTGAACACCCTGGCGCTCGCCGTGGTCGAACGCACCCGCGAGATCGGCCTCATGCGCGCCATCGGCCTCTCCCGGCGGCAGCTGCGGCGCATGATCCGGCTGGAGTCGGTCGTCATCGCCCTGTTCGGCGCGCTGCTCGGGCTCGGGATCGGCATGGCCTGGGGCGCGGCGGGCCAGCAGCTGCTCGCGCTTGAGGGCATGCCGGTGCTCGAAATCCCGTGGGGCACGATCATCGGCGTCTTCATCGGCTCCGCCGTGGTCGGCCTGCTGGCCGCGCTGGTCCCCGCCTTCCGGGCGGGCCGGATGAACATCCTCAACGCCATCGCCACCGACTGA
- a CDS encoding ABC transporter ATP-binding protein, with amino-acid sequence MTTAVEVPTTGGSGGHSAVAARAEGVVKAYGSGETQVLALDNVSVDIEKGVFTAIMGPSGSGKSTLMHCLAGLDTVSSGRIWVGDTEITGLKDKKLTQLRRDHIGFIFQAFNLLPTLSAIENITLPMDIAGRKADKEWLERVVATVGLGERLKHRPNELSGGQQQRVAVARALAARPDIIFGDEPTGNLDSRAGAEVLGFLRRSVDDLGQTIVMVTHDPVAAAYADRIVFLADGRIVDEMREPTADRVLDRMRGFDAQGRTS; translated from the coding sequence GTGACAACCGCTGTAGAGGTTCCGACGACCGGGGGAAGCGGAGGCCACTCAGCGGTTGCCGCGCGGGCCGAGGGCGTCGTGAAGGCGTACGGCTCGGGCGAGACCCAGGTGCTCGCCCTCGACAACGTCAGCGTCGACATCGAGAAGGGCGTCTTCACCGCGATCATGGGCCCCTCCGGGTCCGGCAAGTCGACGCTGATGCACTGCCTGGCCGGTCTCGACACCGTCTCCTCCGGCCGCATCTGGGTGGGTGACACGGAGATCACCGGCCTGAAGGACAAGAAGCTGACGCAGCTGCGGCGCGACCACATCGGCTTCATCTTCCAGGCGTTCAACCTGCTGCCGACGCTCAGCGCGATCGAGAACATCACGCTGCCGATGGACATCGCCGGCCGCAAGGCCGACAAGGAGTGGCTGGAGCGCGTCGTGGCCACCGTCGGCCTGGGCGAACGCCTCAAGCACCGGCCGAACGAGCTCTCCGGCGGGCAGCAGCAGCGCGTGGCGGTCGCCCGCGCGCTGGCCGCCAGGCCCGACATCATCTTCGGCGACGAGCCCACGGGGAACCTCGACTCCCGCGCGGGCGCCGAAGTGCTCGGCTTCCTGCGCCGTTCCGTCGACGACCTCGGCCAGACCATCGTCATGGTCACCCACGACCCGGTCGCCGCCGCCTACGCCGACCGCATCGTCTTCCTCGCGGACGGCCGCATCGTCGACGAGATGCGCGAGCCCACCGCCGACCGCGTCCTCGACCGCATGCGGGGCTTCGACGCCCAGGGGCGCACGTCGTGA
- a CDS encoding DUF6716 putative glycosyltransferase, translating to MGSAVPRAVVLADSDSRWRWAALVARQLAPKHALDARFLASATTPSERQIAEVGIVPDTSRVVTHAELIDDPSLAEAELLVLGTTGGTALALIHSLGMAWEAASRRPVVVTGYVGVVYENVVDGLLLRVGSDIVLANSPHDAKRFREVYRGVGADPYSVVEAGLPFLGGQRHDPAAAGRDRPFTVCFAVQPTVPAGRAARLGLLDKLQRHARRHPDREVLLKLRARAGETATRLERHPYQALFEELPDPPENLKAVHGDMAEVLDRTDLLVTISSTAAMEAIHRGIPTAILTDYGVREAHGNHFFVASGALASFAQLDEGLVPRADHAWAAEHGIGRRDPFAAARDRFDQLRDRVTPLPRMRPYYTPGNASDYLETLLGRHGIGLSGRPLPSGSAANPTAMRKLIQRGAGGLYRVGRKRVAPVIRRLAQG from the coding sequence ATGGGAAGCGCTGTGCCACGTGCCGTCGTACTCGCGGACTCCGACAGCCGGTGGCGGTGGGCCGCGCTCGTCGCCCGGCAGCTCGCCCCCAAGCACGCGCTCGACGCCCGGTTCCTCGCCTCGGCCACCACCCCGTCGGAACGGCAGATCGCGGAGGTCGGGATCGTGCCCGACACCAGCCGGGTCGTCACCCACGCGGAGCTGATCGACGACCCGTCCCTCGCGGAGGCCGAGCTGCTGGTGCTCGGCACGACCGGCGGCACCGCGCTCGCCCTCATCCACAGCCTGGGGATGGCGTGGGAGGCCGCGAGCCGCAGGCCCGTGGTCGTGACCGGATACGTCGGCGTCGTGTACGAGAACGTCGTCGACGGGCTGCTGCTCCGGGTCGGCTCCGACATCGTCCTGGCCAACAGCCCGCACGACGCGAAACGTTTCCGCGAGGTCTACCGCGGCGTCGGCGCCGACCCCTACAGCGTGGTCGAGGCCGGGCTGCCGTTCCTCGGCGGGCAGCGCCACGACCCGGCCGCCGCAGGCCGCGACCGGCCGTTCACCGTGTGCTTCGCCGTGCAGCCGACCGTGCCCGCCGGGCGGGCCGCGCGCCTCGGCCTGCTCGACAAGCTCCAGCGGCACGCCAGGCGGCACCCCGACCGCGAGGTACTGCTGAAGCTGCGCGCCCGCGCGGGCGAGACCGCGACGCGCCTGGAACGGCACCCGTACCAGGCGCTGTTCGAGGAGCTGCCCGACCCGCCGGAGAACCTGAAGGCCGTGCACGGCGACATGGCGGAAGTCCTCGACCGCACCGACCTGCTGGTCACCATCAGCTCGACCGCGGCCATGGAGGCCATCCACCGCGGCATACCCACCGCCATCCTCACCGACTACGGCGTGCGCGAGGCGCACGGCAACCACTTCTTCGTCGCCTCGGGCGCGCTCGCCTCGTTCGCGCAACTGGACGAGGGCCTGGTGCCGCGCGCCGACCACGCGTGGGCCGCCGAGCACGGCATCGGCAGGCGCGACCCGTTCGCCGCCGCGCGCGACCGGTTCGACCAGCTGCGGGACCGCGTGACGCCGCTGCCGCGCATGCGCCCCTACTACACGCCGGGCAACGCGTCCGACTACCTGGAGACGCTGCTCGGCCGGCACGGCATCGGCCTGAGCGGACGGCCGCTGCCCAGCGGTTCCGCCGCGAACCCGACCGCGATGCGCAAGCTGATCCAGCGCGGCGCCGGCGGCCTGTACCGGGTGGGGCGCAAGCGGGTCGCGCCGGTCATCCGCCGCCTCGCGCAGGGCTGA
- a CDS encoding SurA N-terminal domain-containing protein, with translation MKRRRTSALSVSAAALAVVAAPLLTGCSTDAHPGAAAVVGGERISVATVQAEVETVRDAQRAQPQGDQLVSSTPGLTRDTVEFLVYAQVLEHAAREAGVEVTRRDVQTARAQTEQSIGGPDALAQAALMPQGGTPMAGDEQIDRMLRIQLLFQGLGQELGVAPDAGGVQQLAAYLAETADEVGVEVNPRYGEWDAEGVVLADAPAPWLNAGGADEQEQPVTLDG, from the coding sequence GTGAAGCGCCGCCGCACGTCCGCACTGTCCGTCTCCGCCGCCGCCCTCGCCGTCGTCGCGGCCCCCCTGCTGACCGGCTGCTCCACCGACGCCCACCCCGGTGCCGCGGCCGTCGTCGGCGGCGAGCGGATCTCCGTCGCCACCGTCCAGGCCGAGGTGGAGACCGTTCGCGACGCCCAGCGCGCCCAGCCGCAGGGCGACCAGCTGGTGTCGTCGACGCCAGGACTCACCCGCGACACGGTCGAGTTCCTCGTGTACGCCCAGGTGCTCGAACACGCGGCGCGCGAGGCCGGCGTCGAGGTCACCCGCCGCGACGTGCAGACGGCCAGGGCCCAGACCGAGCAGAGCATCGGCGGGCCCGACGCGCTCGCCCAGGCCGCGTTGATGCCGCAGGGCGGCACGCCCATGGCGGGCGACGAGCAGATCGACCGCATGCTGCGCATCCAGCTGCTGTTCCAGGGCCTCGGGCAGGAGCTGGGCGTCGCGCCGGACGCCGGTGGCGTGCAGCAGCTCGCCGCGTACCTCGCGGAGACCGCGGACGAGGTCGGCGTCGAGGTGAACCCGCGCTACGGCGAGTGGGACGCCGAGGGCGTCGTGCTGGCCGACGCGCCCGCGCCCTGGCTGAACGCGGGCGGCGCGGACGAGCAGGAGCAGCCCGTTACGCTCGACGGGTGA
- a CDS encoding nucleoside triphosphate pyrophosphohydrolase: MTDGRIVLLTTTARVAPGLLSYAAWQALHGADRVLCRASAHPQLPYLAEAGVTVETGAPELADAPALIGACAGGRTVVVLAAADGEPDLTRGLALLAGSGRANGMPELELLPGSYDLPGARLLDLVGVMDRIRAVCPWASTRTAADLARYGLEEVYELVEAIETGDRAELREELGDVLLQVVFHAVIARDDPEQPFDIDDVADTIVAKLIRRHPHVFGDEHAETAEDVKALWLREKAAEKRRASVTEGVPLGQPGLALAAKLAARARTAGLDAPLPGGADAPGPAGDFGTRLLALAVEAEAAGVDPEAALRAAARAYREAIRAAERAGGPAGG, encoded by the coding sequence GTGACCGACGGCCGCATCGTTCTCCTCACCACGACCGCCCGGGTGGCGCCGGGACTGCTGTCCTACGCCGCCTGGCAGGCGCTGCACGGCGCCGACCGCGTCCTGTGCCGCGCATCCGCCCACCCGCAGCTGCCCTACCTCGCCGAGGCCGGCGTGACGGTGGAGACGGGGGCGCCCGAACTGGCGGACGCGCCCGCGCTGATCGGCGCGTGCGCCGGGGGCCGCACCGTGGTGGTGCTCGCGGCGGCCGACGGCGAGCCGGACCTGACCCGCGGCCTCGCGCTGCTCGCCGGTTCGGGGCGCGCGAACGGCATGCCGGAACTGGAGCTGCTGCCCGGCTCCTACGACCTGCCGGGCGCGCGGCTGCTCGACCTCGTCGGCGTGATGGACCGCATCCGCGCCGTGTGCCCGTGGGCCTCGACGCGCACCGCGGCCGATCTCGCCAGGTACGGGCTTGAGGAGGTCTACGAGCTGGTCGAGGCGATCGAGACCGGCGACCGCGCGGAGCTGCGCGAGGAACTGGGCGATGTGCTGCTCCAGGTCGTCTTCCACGCCGTCATCGCGCGGGACGACCCGGAGCAGCCGTTCGACATCGACGACGTGGCGGACACCATCGTCGCCAAGCTGATCCGCCGCCACCCGCACGTCTTCGGCGACGAGCACGCCGAGACGGCGGAGGACGTCAAGGCGCTGTGGCTGCGCGAGAAGGCCGCGGAAAAGCGGCGCGCGTCCGTGACCGAGGGCGTTCCGCTGGGGCAGCCGGGCCTCGCGCTGGCCGCGAAGCTGGCCGCGCGGGCCCGCACGGCCGGGCTCGACGCGCCGCTGCCCGGCGGGGCGGACGCGCCGGGGCCGGCCGGTGACTTCGGCACGCGGCTGCTCGCGCTCGCCGTCGAGGCCGAGGCGGCAGGCGTCGACCCGGAGGCGGCGCTGCGCGCCGCGGCCCGCGCCTACCGCGAGGCGATCCGCGCGGCGGAGCGGGCGGGGGGCCCGGCGGGCGGCTGA
- a CDS encoding putative glycolipid-binding domain-containing protein, with translation MAFLPPPRSVAWAHQDARSGFEVAFFLPRRDGGYDIEGSTAAAEDGRHWIVDYAITLDAAWRTRRARVTSRSEANAARSTVVEADGTGRWHVDGAVAPHLDGCLDIDLESSALTNALPVHRLGLPVGARAEAPAAYVRVLDPAVERLAQSYARVQDEGSHQRFDYTAPAFDFACRLVYDASGLVLAYPGIAVRAAD, from the coding sequence ATGGCATTCCTCCCCCCGCCCCGGTCGGTGGCCTGGGCGCATCAGGACGCGCGGTCAGGGTTCGAGGTGGCGTTCTTCCTCCCGCGCCGCGACGGAGGCTACGACATCGAGGGCTCGACCGCCGCCGCGGAGGACGGCCGGCACTGGATCGTCGATTACGCGATCACCCTCGACGCCGCCTGGAGGACGCGACGGGCGCGCGTCACGTCGCGGTCGGAGGCGAACGCGGCGCGTTCGACGGTGGTCGAGGCCGACGGCACGGGTCGCTGGCACGTGGACGGCGCGGTCGCACCGCACCTGGACGGATGCCTGGACATCGATCTGGAGTCCTCGGCGTTGACCAACGCGCTGCCGGTGCACCGCCTCGGCCTGCCCGTCGGCGCGCGGGCGGAGGCCCCGGCGGCGTACGTCCGCGTCCTCGACCCGGCCGTCGAGCGGCTGGCGCAGTCGTACGCCCGGGTGCAGGACGAGGGTTCCCACCAGCGGTTCGACTACACGGCTCCGGCCTTCGACTTCGCCTGCCGCCTGGTCTACGACGCGTCAGGTCTGGTACTGGCCTACCCCGGTATCGCCGTCCGCGCCGCCGATTGA
- a CDS encoding SUKH-3 domain-containing protein encodes MSSGAPQNGPGDPRVPDAAPPGARSPGSVDEALAAAGWEPGRRHAVRAEGWADVLSAHRSPQGHPHSLFPAAFEAWAELGALRLHPVGPGREFAATTVVVDPLRGLHWARTLGDLGRALDTRLSPLGEEGGGTALLAIDMEGRTYAVDHTGDWYLGPDVLSGLTTLLTGAAPHRLLPPEGY; translated from the coding sequence ATCAGCTCGGGCGCCCCGCAGAACGGGCCCGGCGATCCCAGGGTCCCCGACGCCGCGCCGCCCGGCGCCCGTTCGCCGGGGTCGGTCGACGAGGCGCTGGCCGCGGCCGGCTGGGAGCCGGGCCGAAGACACGCGGTGCGGGCGGAGGGCTGGGCGGACGTGCTCAGCGCCCACCGCTCTCCGCAGGGCCACCCGCACAGCCTGTTCCCGGCGGCGTTCGAGGCCTGGGCGGAACTGGGCGCGCTGCGGCTGCACCCGGTGGGCCCCGGGCGGGAGTTCGCGGCCACGACGGTGGTCGTCGACCCGCTGCGCGGCCTGCACTGGGCCCGCACACTCGGCGACCTCGGCCGCGCGCTCGACACGCGGCTGAGCCCGCTGGGCGAGGAGGGCGGCGGCACCGCGCTCCTCGCGATCGACATGGAGGGCCGGACGTACGCGGTGGACCACACCGGCGACTGGTACCTGGGTCCCGACGTGCTCAGCGGCCTGACCACCCTGCTCACCGGCGCGGCCCCGCACCGCCTGCTGCCGCCCGAGGGCTACTGA
- a CDS encoding SMI1/KNR4 family protein yields MTTGRLGQQAAPPNRAYAGQTVQFPDPVRAARYPQGVRVDANGYPDFSPYARAAAEIAEPPEGFGVDELRLTDYVSANAALHAAGHELWAALSPVATPHGWTWHHVAGTRRLELVPAEVKALLRHHGGLSTTRADRTKRGTRPLAETRPVHFAVPHTDAVPEERLGAAEDRLGYRLPEAYRSFLKAGGGCAPVGVALDADLGLLVDQPFFTLREEAAVNDLVYINKCLRDHLTKDFLAVAFVQGGILAVRVKGEGAGSVWLCPSDDFRDRDGLTVAQRVDELLLPCGADFDDFLLRLAGNPPELTTVADLMVDGGFAHAVPVEG; encoded by the coding sequence ATGACGACAGGTCGGCTCGGACAGCAGGCCGCGCCACCGAACAGGGCCTATGCCGGGCAGACCGTGCAGTTCCCCGACCCGGTGCGGGCGGCTCGTTATCCGCAGGGCGTCCGGGTCGACGCGAACGGCTACCCCGACTTCTCGCCGTACGCGAGAGCGGCGGCCGAGATCGCGGAACCCCCCGAGGGCTTCGGCGTGGACGAGCTGCGGCTGACGGACTACGTGTCCGCGAACGCCGCACTGCACGCGGCGGGGCACGAGCTGTGGGCCGCGCTGTCCCCGGTGGCGACGCCGCACGGCTGGACGTGGCACCACGTGGCCGGGACGAGGCGTCTCGAACTGGTGCCCGCCGAGGTCAAGGCGCTGCTGCGGCACCACGGCGGCCTGTCCACGACGCGGGCCGACCGGACCAAGCGCGGCACCCGGCCGCTGGCCGAGACCAGGCCGGTGCACTTCGCGGTGCCGCACACCGACGCGGTGCCGGAGGAACGCCTCGGCGCGGCGGAGGACCGGCTCGGCTACCGGCTGCCCGAGGCGTACCGGTCGTTCCTCAAGGCGGGCGGCGGCTGCGCCCCGGTGGGCGTCGCGCTGGACGCGGACCTCGGCCTGCTGGTCGACCAGCCGTTCTTCACGCTGCGCGAGGAGGCCGCGGTCAACGACCTCGTCTACATCAACAAGTGCCTGCGCGACCACCTGACGAAGGACTTCCTCGCCGTCGCGTTCGTGCAGGGCGGCATCCTCGCGGTGCGGGTGAAGGGCGAGGGCGCCGGCTCGGTCTGGCTGTGCCCGTCCGACGACTTCAGGGACCGGGACGGGCTGACCGTGGCGCAGCGCGTCGACGAGCTGCTGCTGCCGTGCGGCGCCGACTTCGACGACTTCCTGCTGCGGCTCGCGGGCAATCCGCCGGAGTTGACGACCGTGGCCGATCTGATGGTGGACGGCGGGTTCGCGCACGCCGTTCCGGTGGAGGGGTGA
- a CDS encoding SUKH-4 family immunity protein, with product MVTFAQAQDRAERWVNAPGAPGPRREVRVREFDLGFVAWAEDPDGGAVGGTKLVIARDSGDTTLWPALPVGDVIRCYEEEYGRAGGAAPAPEPSADLHATSFLLTPPQWLQDAADRAGLPGGGDAPAAPPGDGPEPLGNAPEAPGSAPEPPENAPELPGNAPESPGNGPELPENAPEPPANGPEPLGTAPEPPANAPEASPWAGKDTTPPPASSPWAGKDVREPADDSSPWAGTDTSGSDTEAESVAPPATVFSAPVSAADDAPPSTPTPPSSEARTAIMPQGSALPRTRTHQATPPPAGGTPPPPSPPPFPGAPGAGDAATEESDASLSGPPAPPPARGGRGPGVPPPPGPPPAPGAATAGTEENTDPAYVPTRMVDPDVVAALRDAGTPTPPTPPAAPGPPGPPGPPPGHSSSPPPGSLPPPPGPAAGHGPPPPPPPGAGYGYPPPGQPAVGSGYMAVLRYRAPDGSEQQLIRRSAPGMPHPEWQILHELRSMNVPPQQVIELHTELQSCELPGGYCARMIRETWPQVRITHTAAYGRDLASRQAGVRHLVEHQDELQQFADGPPRSAPVRAPLPQQHAAPAVGLDVIGQELVQAFGPQGVFRHTPQTVSRQGVPEIVAQTLVWSGLPLEIGPFFWAQAQPGRPVPTLGELAMERGVQPAPDAGSYLVIGTDFGRQLCVQYGTAAIVAVPLEAGPGGQPTPPQFVNASLPQFARCMALLGRMWRLRLGLNSEQAGRWTTDFQVQLGSLDPTAVADPESWWSVLLEQMWDGLL from the coding sequence GTGGTCACGTTCGCACAGGCGCAGGACCGCGCCGAGCGGTGGGTGAACGCCCCTGGCGCGCCCGGGCCGCGCCGGGAGGTGCGGGTGCGGGAGTTCGACCTGGGGTTCGTCGCCTGGGCCGAGGACCCGGACGGCGGTGCCGTCGGCGGGACGAAGCTGGTGATCGCCAGGGACAGCGGCGACACGACGCTGTGGCCCGCGCTTCCGGTGGGCGACGTGATCCGCTGCTACGAGGAGGAGTACGGCCGCGCGGGCGGCGCGGCCCCCGCGCCCGAGCCCTCGGCCGACCTGCACGCGACCTCGTTCCTGCTGACGCCGCCGCAGTGGCTCCAGGACGCGGCCGACCGGGCGGGCCTGCCCGGCGGCGGGGACGCGCCGGCCGCGCCGCCCGGGGACGGTCCTGAGCCGCTGGGGAACGCCCCGGAAGCGCCCGGGAGCGCACCCGAACCGCCGGAGAACGCACCCGAACTACCCGGCAACGCGCCCGAATCGCCCGGCAACGGTCCAGAACTGCCGGAGAACGCGCCCGAACCGCCCGCGAACGGCCCTGAACCGCTCGGCACCGCGCCGGAACCGCCCGCGAACGCGCCGGAAGCGTCGCCGTGGGCGGGCAAGGACACCACGCCGCCGCCCGCGAGCAGCCCGTGGGCGGGCAAGGACGTGCGGGAGCCGGCGGACGACTCCTCCCCCTGGGCGGGCACCGACACCTCGGGCAGCGACACCGAGGCGGAGTCGGTCGCGCCGCCCGCCACGGTGTTCTCCGCGCCCGTGAGCGCCGCCGACGACGCCCCGCCCTCGACGCCCACCCCGCCCTCGTCCGAGGCGCGGACCGCGATCATGCCGCAGGGCAGCGCGCTGCCGAGGACCAGGACGCACCAGGCGACGCCGCCGCCGGCCGGCGGCACGCCGCCCCCGCCGTCCCCGCCGCCGTTCCCCGGCGCGCCCGGCGCCGGGGACGCGGCGACGGAGGAGTCGGACGCGTCCCTGTCCGGCCCCCCGGCGCCGCCGCCCGCCCGGGGCGGGCGCGGGCCCGGCGTGCCGCCGCCCCCCGGGCCGCCGCCGGCGCCCGGCGCGGCCACGGCGGGCACCGAGGAGAACACGGACCCCGCGTACGTGCCGACGCGGATGGTCGACCCCGACGTGGTCGCCGCGCTGCGCGACGCCGGGACGCCGACCCCGCCGACCCCGCCGGCCGCGCCGGGCCCGCCGGGCCCGCCGGGCCCGCCGCCCGGGCACTCGTCCTCGCCGCCGCCCGGCAGCCTGCCGCCGCCGCCAGGCCCCGCCGCCGGGCACGGCCCCCCGCCGCCGCCCCCGCCGGGCGCGGGGTACGGCTACCCGCCGCCCGGGCAGCCCGCGGTGGGCTCCGGGTACATGGCGGTGCTGCGCTACCGCGCGCCCGACGGCTCGGAGCAGCAGCTGATCAGGCGTTCGGCGCCCGGCATGCCGCACCCGGAGTGGCAGATACTGCACGAGCTGCGCAGCATGAACGTGCCGCCGCAGCAGGTCATCGAGCTGCACACGGAGCTCCAGTCGTGCGAGCTGCCCGGCGGCTACTGCGCCCGCATGATCCGTGAGACGTGGCCGCAGGTGCGGATCACGCACACCGCCGCCTACGGCCGCGACCTGGCCTCGCGGCAGGCGGGCGTTCGGCATCTGGTGGAGCACCAGGACGAGTTGCAGCAGTTCGCCGACGGGCCGCCGCGTTCCGCGCCGGTGCGCGCGCCGCTGCCGCAGCAGCACGCCGCGCCCGCCGTGGGCCTCGACGTGATCGGCCAGGAGCTGGTGCAGGCGTTCGGGCCGCAGGGGGTGTTCCGCCACACGCCGCAGACGGTGTCGCGGCAGGGCGTTCCCGAGATCGTGGCGCAGACCCTGGTGTGGTCGGGGCTGCCGCTGGAGATCGGCCCGTTCTTCTGGGCGCAGGCGCAGCCGGGCCGCCCGGTGCCGACGCTGGGCGAGCTGGCGATGGAGCGCGGCGTGCAGCCCGCCCCCGACGCGGGCTCCTACTTGGTGATAGGCACGGACTTCGGGCGGCAGCTGTGCGTGCAGTACGGAACGGCCGCGATCGTCGCGGTGCCGCTTGAGGCCGGGCCCGGCGGGCAGCCGACGCCCCCGCAGTTCGTCAACGCGTCGCTGCCCCAGTTCGCGCGCTGCATGGCGCTGCTCGGGCGGATGTGGCGGCTGCGGCTCGGGCTGAACTCGGAGCAGGCCGGGCGCTGGACGACGGACTTCCAGGTGCAGCTCGGCTCGCTCGACCCGACGGCGGTGGCCGATCCGGAGAGCTGGTGGTCGGTCCTGCTGGAACAGATGTGGGACGGGCTGCTGTAA